A portion of the Limosilactobacillus reuteri genome contains these proteins:
- a CDS encoding peptide MFS transporter: protein MSKQKNLDTSFFGQPRGLSTLFFTEMWERFSYYGMRAILLFYMYYAVTKGGLGMDQATAASIMSIYGSLVYLASVVGGWLSDRVWGSRRTVFIGGVLIMFGHIALSLPFGVSALYVSIALIVIGTGLLKPNVSEMVGGLYSPEDRRRDSGFSIFVFGINLGAAVAPWAVPWAANGFGLNLFHGEMNFHAGFSLAAIGMFFGLVQYVVDGRKYLSKDSLYPDDPIDKESLRPVIIWSIVGVIALVIILGLLAAMGQLNINNIITIITVIAIALPIYYFVMMLNSKKVTKDEKSRVVAYIPLFIAAAIFWAIEESGSVVLALFAEQRTILHIGGWHFAAANFQTLNPLFIMILTPFFVALWDHWKKQPSAPGKFAAGLVIAGLSYVWMALPAMIHGTTAGRVSPFWLVGSWFIVEIAEMLISPIGLSVTTKLAPKAFKSQMMSMWFLADAAGQAVNAQVVKYYSLATEVPYFLIIGAVSIVFGLILCLFVKKIHGLMDGVD, encoded by the coding sequence ATGAGTAAACAAAAGAATTTGGATACCTCCTTCTTTGGACAACCGCGTGGATTGTCGACATTGTTCTTCACTGAAATGTGGGAACGGTTTAGTTACTACGGAATGCGGGCTATCCTTCTATTCTATATGTACTACGCTGTTACCAAGGGTGGTTTGGGTATGGACCAAGCTACCGCAGCATCAATTATGTCAATTTATGGTTCATTAGTTTACCTGGCCAGTGTTGTCGGGGGATGGTTATCTGACCGTGTATGGGGATCACGGCGAACGGTCTTCATCGGTGGTGTCCTTATTATGTTTGGACATATCGCTCTGTCATTGCCATTTGGTGTGTCAGCACTTTATGTATCAATCGCTTTGATTGTTATTGGTACCGGGTTATTGAAGCCAAATGTTTCAGAAATGGTTGGGGGCTTATACAGTCCCGAAGATCGTCGTCGAGACTCTGGTTTTAGTATATTTGTCTTTGGGATTAACTTAGGGGCCGCTGTTGCTCCTTGGGCTGTCCCTTGGGCTGCTAATGGTTTTGGCCTAAACCTTTTCCATGGTGAAATGAACTTCCACGCTGGTTTCTCACTAGCTGCTATCGGAATGTTCTTTGGGTTAGTACAATATGTAGTTGACGGTCGGAAGTATCTTTCAAAAGATAGCTTGTATCCTGATGATCCGATCGATAAGGAAAGTTTACGTCCAGTAATTATTTGGTCAATTGTTGGTGTTATTGCATTAGTGATCATTCTTGGATTGCTTGCTGCAATGGGTCAATTAAACATCAATAATATCATTACAATCATTACAGTTATTGCTATTGCTTTACCAATCTACTACTTTGTAATGATGTTGAATTCCAAGAAGGTTACAAAAGATGAAAAGTCACGGGTTGTTGCTTACATTCCACTTTTCATTGCTGCTGCTATCTTCTGGGCAATTGAAGAATCAGGTTCAGTTGTTTTAGCCCTCTTCGCTGAACAACGGACTATTTTACACATTGGTGGCTGGCACTTTGCTGCTGCTAACTTCCAGACATTGAACCCATTATTCATTATGATCCTAACACCATTTTTCGTTGCACTTTGGGATCACTGGAAAAAACAACCAAGTGCTCCTGGTAAGTTTGCTGCTGGGTTAGTAATTGCAGGTCTTTCATATGTTTGGATGGCACTTCCAGCAATGATTCACGGTACAACCGCTGGACGGGTTAGCCCATTCTGGTTAGTTGGTTCATGGTTCATTGTTGAAATCGCCGAAATGTTAATTTCACCAATTGGTCTTTCAGTAACTACTAAACTTGCACCAAAAGCATTTAAGTCTCAAATGATGAGTATGTGGTTCTTGGCGGATGCTGCTGGACAAGCGGTTAACGCCCAGGTTGTTAAGTACTACTCATTAGCTACAGAAGTTCCATACTTCTTAATTATCGGGGCAGTAAGTATCGTCTTCGGATTGATCCTTTGCTTATTCGTTAAGAAGATTCATGGCTTAATGGATGGTGTAGACTAA